A stretch of DNA from Dioscorea cayenensis subsp. rotundata cultivar TDr96_F1 chromosome 4, TDr96_F1_v2_PseudoChromosome.rev07_lg8_w22 25.fasta, whole genome shotgun sequence:
GCCAAATGAAGAAGCCCCTTTTCTCTTTTGGGGTTATATCTGATGTCCAGTACGCTGACATTCCAGATGGCCACTCATTCCTTGGCATACCAAGGTACTATCGGCATAGCCTTCTGGTTCTGCAAAGGGCTGTTGATAAATGGAACAACCACAAGGAACTCAAATTCTCTGTGAACTTCGGTGACATAGTTGATGGATTCTGTCCCAAGGAGAAATCACTAGAAACAATGCAAACTGTCATCAAGGAATTCGAGAAATTCAATGGCCCTGTATACCACATGATTGGCAACCATTGCCTCTACAATCTCCCAAGGTCTAAATTAGTGCCACTGCTGAAGATGCCGGCTAACCATGGTTGTGCATATTTTGATTTTTCCCCATACCCTGGGTACCGATTTGTTGTGTTAGATGCCTATGACATTAGTGCCATAGGTTGGCCAAAGGATCACCCCAAAACTATGGCAGCCATGAAATTTTTGCAGGAAAAGAATCCGAATGCTGACAAGAATAGTCCAAGTGGCCTGTCCGGTCTTGAAAAGAGATTTGTAATGTTCAATGGGGCTGTTGGAAAGGAACAGTTGACGTGGCTTGACAACA
This window harbors:
- the LOC120258256 gene encoding manganese-dependent ADP-ribose/CDP-alcohol diphosphatase-like, whose amino-acid sequence is MASTSVFANGQMKKPLFSFGVISDVQYADIPDGHSFLGIPRYYRHSLLVLQRAVDKWNNHKELKFSVNFGDIVDGFCPKEKSLETMQTVIKEFEKFNGPVYHMIGNHCLYNLPRSKLVPLLKMPANHGCAYFDFSPYPGYRFVVLDAYDISAIGWPKDHPKTMAAMKFLQEKNPNADKNSPSGLSGLEKRFVMFNGAVGKEQLTWLDNILQDSTRQQQNVIICCHLPLDPNAAAAESLCWNYDEVMEVIHRYKCVKACLAGHDHRGGHSLDSHGIHHHVFEAALECPPNTNAFGYIDVYHGKITLFGIDRMVTVEMLFN